One genomic segment of Tubulanus polymorphus chromosome 4, tnTubPoly1.2, whole genome shotgun sequence includes these proteins:
- the LOC141904508 gene encoding diphthine methyltransferase-like, whose translation MDDSENISTPNIKILNSLNTDLCADSVEWCPIASQNSYLACGLYELESSVTEKSKNDRLGGLVLYRHENSELQEVMNITLPGIFDIKWSPKELKDNAAGLGIVNSAGELRIFALIDGKLDEITQSCSIGDDCMGTSLDWSNRKYYSEAPKLSYSNSSGNVGVAQISESSVKTVQQWTAHDFESWISAFDYWNNDIIYSGGDDTKFKGWDTRTDCSRPIFTKKHHDMGVCSIQSNWMNENILCTGSYDEHVLIWDTRTMKQPLSDTNVGGGVWRLKWHPTHASYLLTACMYNGFHILDCNNICGEQKIVASFMNHKSIAYGVDWMFANADDDENNVIASCSFYDKLLCLWSWNKDT comes from the exons ATGGATGATAGTGAGAACATCTCTACCCctaatattaaaatattgaattcgcTGAATACTGATTTGTGTGCAGACTCTGTTGAATGGTGTCCTATTGCCAGTCAAAACAGTTACCTCGCCTGCGGTCTATATGAATTGGAATCCAGTGTG ACAGAAAAATCAAAGAATGATAGGCTGGGAGGACTTGTTTTGTACCGGCATGAGAATTCTGAACTTCAAGAAGTGATGAATATTAcattaccaggaatctttgaTATAAAATGGTCACCTAAAGAATTAAAAGATAACGCAGCCGGTTTAGGAATTGTGAATTCAGCCGGCGAGCTGCGTATTTTCGCTCTGATTGACGGAAAACTTGACGAGATTACGCAATCATGCTCAATCGGTGATGACTGCATGGGAACGTCATTAGATTGGTCCAATAGGAAATATTACAG CGAAGCACCAAAACTCAGTTACAGTAATTCAAGTGGAAATGTAGGCGTCGCACAGATTTCTGAGAGCTCTGTGAAAACTGTACAACAGTGGACTGCACATGATTTTGAATCTTGGATATCAGCATTTGACTACTGGAACAATGATATCATATACTCAG GTGGAGATGACACAAAATTCAAAGGCTGGGACACGAGGACCGATTGTAGTCGACCGATCTTTACCAAAAAGCA TCATGATATGGGCGTTTGTAGCATACAGTCTAATTGGATGAATGAGAACATACTTTGCACTGGCAG CTACGATGAACACGTATTGATTTGGGACACACGAACAATGAAACAACCTTTGAGCGATACGAATGTCGGGGGTGGAGTTTGGCGTCTGAAATGGCACCCGACACATGCATCGTATCTTCTAACAGCTTGCATGTACAACGGCTTTCATATCCTCGATTGTAACAATATCTGTGGAGAACAGAAAATCGTTGCGTCGTTTATGAAtcacaaatctatagcatacGGCGTAGATTGGATGTTTGCGAATGCAGACGATGACGAGAATAATGTGATAGCTTCGTGTTCGTTTTATGATAAACTTTTGTGTTTATGGTCGTGGAATAAAGACACAtga
- the LOC141903592 gene encoding uncharacterized protein LOC141903592, which yields MAASILRGFGPKNYCNKIPIFSSYTTRNASGGNSYYVLLPEIPPDTPETNPIMRTTELPKFSAITPEKSVTGCAKLSIEYETQLGDILEKIKDPSYKKTFSSVFEPIEKISAPLNFAWRTVKHLSCVKGKSGFREAFQRVHPQVERARNERWISQSLYSAVKEINADSESLDEYQRRLVKMYLIEGKLNGINLFGNDKKRFVDTLKKLSEGRSHFKNKVMICGYQFVHNETDFGKVAEFPRHIISHLARDKNNPSRGPWQMTLQPTVYQSCLEYCNDRITRWNLWNAFNNRAALSHNDQQLANFKAIEEIRTHRRDIAEILGYSNFAEMSMETKMAGNVENVLNMIDRLKTEFRDIAGEEMSKLQTFAKSEGFPHTLAMWDIPYWRRRQQQHLYKADEATIAQYFPFSKVLSGLFKLSENLFNIKIKDCSNDADLWDESVKLYNIHDANGSVIASLYMDPYVRLGEKAEGTWMDCGRESSNLYNTKPISYWTMNLPAPIAGRSPNLTFKDVKLLFHEFGHGLQQMLTQIPYCDLSGQRNVEWDALQVCSTFMEELLTLPDVIKSISGHQDTNEVIPDDLVNDLLKSEAHMTTYDLMRQLYFSALDMEMYISKDHWHDIMTRVWREFMPVELDKDDNHPCSLTHIFSDQYPAAYYSYKWSEMISADAFEALIESGWNDNEKVLAKGQRFRETFLSLGGAVPAGEVFRRYRGRDPSLDALVRKYQKLSKDSSS from the exons atggcaGCCTCCATTCTACGCGGCTTCGGGCCGAAaaattactgcaataaaatcccgattttcagtagttataCAACTCGAAATGCCTCCGGTGGTAACTCGTACTATGTATT ACTTCCAGAAATACCACCAGATACACCAGAAACTAATCCAATTATGAGAACAACTGAATTACCGAAATTCAGCGCGATAACTCCTGAGAAATCAGTCACCGGATGTGCTAAACTATCTATAGAATATGAAACACAGTTGGGTgatattctagaaaaaataaaag ATCCATCCTataagaaaacattttcatcgGTATTCGAACCTATTGAGAAGATATCTGCACCTTTGAACTTTGCGTGGAGAACTGTGAAACATCTGAGTTGTGTTAAAGGTAAAAGTGGCTTTCGCGAAGCTTTTCAAAGG GTTCATCCTCAAGTTGAGCGAGCTAGGAATGAAAGATGGATCAGTCAATCGCTGTACAGCGCCGTTAAA GAGATCAACGCCGATTCCGAAAGTTTAGACGAATATCAAAGACGCCTGGttaaaatgtatttgatcgaAGGAAAACTGAACGGTATAAATCTGTTTGGCAATGACAAAAAACGATTCGTTGACACTCTGAAAAAATTATCAGAAGGTCGAAGCCATTTCAA GAATAAAGTGATGATTTGTGGCTATCAATTCGTACACAATGAAACCGACTTTGGAAAAGTTGCTGAATTTCCCCGACACATAATTAGCCACCTAGCACGAGACAA AAACAATCCGAGCCGTGGACCGTGGCAGATGACGCTGCAGCCGACCGTTTATCAATCCTGTCTGGAATATTGCAACGATCGAATAACTCGCTGGAATCTGTGGAACGCTTTCAATAACCGAGCGGCGCTCTCGCATAACGATCAACAGCTGGCGAATTTCAAGGCTATCGAAGAAATACGCACTCACAG GAGAGACATCGCAGAAATTCTCGGTTATTCAAACTTCGCCGAGATGTCGATGGAAACGAAAATGGCTGGAAATGTTGAGAATGTATTGAATATGATAGACAG ATTGAAAACCGAATTCCGTGACATCGCTGGTGAAGAAATGAGTAAACTGCAGACATTCGCAAAATCCGAAGGGTTTCCTCACACGTTGGCCATGTGGGATATACCTTACTGGCGAAGACGTCAACAGCAACACTTATACAA GGCGGATGAAGCTACAATTGCTCAATATTTTCCGTTTTCGAAAGTTTTGTCCGGTCTATTCAAACTCAGCGAAAACCTATTCAACATAAAAATCAAG GACTGCTCTAATGATGCCGATTTATGGGATGAGAGTGTGAAATTGTACAATATTCATGATGCAAATG GGAGTGTTATCGCTTCATTATATATGGATCCATACGTCAGACTGGGAGAAAAGGCTGAAGGAACTTGGATGGACTGTGGAAGAG AGAGCAGTAATTTATACAACACAAAACCGATATCTTACTGGACGATGAATCTTCCAGCTCCGATTGCGGGACGATCACCGAATTTAACGTTTAAAGACGTTAAACTATTGTTCCATGAG TTCGGACATGGTTTACAGCAGATGTTGACGCAAATACCTTACTGCGATTTATCGGGTCAACGCAACGTCGAATGGGACGCTTTACAAGTATGCTCGACATTCATGGAGGAGTTGCTTACTTTGCCGGAcgtaatcaaatcaatcagcgGTCATCAGGACACGAACGAAGTCATACCGGACGATCTTGTAAATGATCTATTGAAAA GTGAAGCGCACATGACGACATACGACCTGATGagacaattatatttcagTGCATTAGATATGGAGATGTATATAAG TAAAGATCACTGGCACGATATAATGACGCGTGTTTGGAGGGAGTTTATGCCTGTAGAATTGGATAAGGATGATAATCATCCGTGTTCACTGACTCATATATTCTCCGATCAATATCCGGCTGCTTATTACTCGTATAAATGGTCTGAG ATGATATCTGCCGATGCATTCGAAGCCCTTATTGAAAGTGGATGGAATGATAATGAGAAAGTACTTGCCAAAGGACAAAG ATTCAGGGAAACTTTCTTATCACTAGGTGGCGCTGTACCTGCTGGTGAAGTTTTCCGTCGTTATCGAGGTCGCGACCCGTCATTGGATGCGTTAGTCAGAAAGTATCAAAAGCTCTCGAAGGACTCGTCGAGTTGA